The Magnetococcales bacterium genome includes a window with the following:
- a CDS encoding sulfotransferase, with protein sequence MTTPHSSSTFTKALAAFEKALTGMDPESALSQARTLVKRFPKEWSAWRLLAQLERQAGQAQGALTTLEKGLKQLPQTASLWFERGHLLRLAGHHKPAIESLSQALILEPTLISALEEMGLILMGLGQIKQAAAFFQKIVAQDPNHLTALNNLAIIAVRMGDYQTGERLYRHGLAQHPHQAILHCGLGSLLKGTNRHEAAETSYRQATQLAPHFAPAWFGLGGIALDRGELKAAREHFLKALEQHPDFGEVWPHLAKTHRYGPQDQEEIQKMEAALNNPHLSATGRIDLHFALGKVHDDCQAWDRAFHHYDQGNILKRPQAPFDSEAHIQLVQRLIARFSPEWFEKWRDGGLASRRPIFVVGLPRSGTSLVEQILASHPQAFGAGELEHMHALSQTLPTRLNHKAPYPDTLEALTLPHLRRLGQDYLQEIDALSQGAARVINKMPGDFFHLGLIRTLFPKATLIHCRRNLLDTALSIYFQNFLPSHGYAFSLDGIAAYVEGYATLTEQWRNCFPDLLEIIYEDLVTEPEPHIRRLIDHCGLEWDPACLSFHRSRRMVNTASNAQVREPVHRRSVARWEHYQEYIQPLVQRLTPLQNRLEKPLNRP encoded by the coding sequence ATGACGACACCCCACTCCTCCTCCACTTTCACCAAGGCGCTGGCAGCGTTCGAAAAAGCGCTAACCGGGATGGATCCGGAGTCGGCACTGTCCCAGGCCCGCACCCTGGTAAAACGTTTTCCCAAAGAGTGGTCTGCTTGGCGGCTATTGGCCCAACTGGAGCGCCAAGCAGGCCAGGCCCAAGGGGCTCTCACAACCCTGGAGAAGGGCCTGAAACAGCTCCCCCAGACGGCCTCATTGTGGTTTGAGCGGGGACATCTGCTGCGCCTGGCCGGTCACCACAAACCCGCCATCGAAAGCCTCTCCCAGGCCCTCATCTTGGAGCCCACCCTGATTTCAGCCCTGGAAGAGATGGGGCTCATCCTCATGGGTCTGGGTCAAATCAAACAAGCGGCGGCTTTTTTTCAAAAAATCGTGGCTCAAGATCCCAACCATCTGACAGCCCTCAACAATCTGGCGATTATCGCGGTGCGAATGGGGGATTATCAGACGGGAGAGCGACTCTACCGCCACGGGCTGGCGCAACACCCCCATCAGGCGATTTTGCATTGTGGGCTGGGGAGTCTGCTCAAAGGAACCAATCGCCACGAGGCCGCTGAAACAAGTTATCGCCAAGCCACCCAGCTGGCACCCCACTTTGCCCCTGCCTGGTTTGGTCTGGGGGGAATCGCTCTGGATCGGGGGGAGTTGAAAGCGGCCAGAGAACATTTTTTAAAGGCCCTTGAGCAACACCCCGATTTTGGTGAGGTGTGGCCTCATTTGGCCAAAACCCATCGTTACGGCCCCCAAGATCAAGAAGAGATCCAAAAGATGGAGGCTGCGCTCAATAACCCGCACCTCTCAGCCACAGGCCGCATCGACCTCCATTTTGCCCTTGGCAAGGTGCACGACGACTGCCAGGCGTGGGATCGGGCATTCCATCACTATGACCAGGGCAACATTTTGAAGCGCCCCCAGGCCCCTTTTGATTCCGAGGCCCACATCCAGCTCGTCCAACGCCTCATCGCCCGCTTTTCTCCGGAATGGTTTGAAAAATGGCGAGATGGGGGGTTGGCCTCCCGGCGACCGATTTTTGTGGTGGGGCTGCCCCGTTCCGGCACCTCCCTGGTGGAGCAGATTTTGGCAAGCCATCCCCAAGCCTTTGGTGCGGGAGAATTGGAACACATGCATGCCCTCAGTCAAACCCTCCCCACCCGGCTCAACCATAAAGCCCCCTATCCCGACACCCTGGAGGCCCTCACCCTCCCCCATCTACGCCGCCTGGGCCAGGATTATCTCCAGGAAATAGACGCTCTCAGCCAGGGGGCTGCCCGGGTGATCAACAAAATGCCCGGAGATTTTTTTCACCTGGGTTTAATCCGCACCCTCTTTCCCAAAGCCACCCTGATCCACTGCCGCCGCAATCTGCTGGATACGGCGCTTTCGATCTATTTTCAAAACTTTCTCCCCAGCCACGGCTACGCCTTTTCCCTGGATGGCATTGCCGCCTACGTGGAAGGATATGCCACTCTGACCGAACAGTGGCGCAACTGCTTTCCAGACTTATTGGAAATCATTTACGAAGATCTGGTCACCGAACCCGAACCCCACATCCGCCGCCTGATCGACCATTGTGGCTTGGAGTGGGATCCCGCCTGCCTCAGCTTTCACCGCTCCCGGAGAATGGTCAACACCGCCAGTAACGCCCAAGTCAGAGAGCCGGTCCACCGCCGCTCCGTAGCCCGCTGGGAGCACTATCAAGAGTACATCCAACCCCTGGTCCAACGTCTGACCCCCTTACAAAACAGGTTGGAAAAGCCACTAAACAGACCATAG
- a CDS encoding transporter substrate-binding domain-containing protein: protein MIQIPRFLKGAKRAIAATLLSGMLFFILPVSSWAANTKIPIGASEFPPFYYLEGDQLVGAAVEISDAVFTRMGYQPQFFFYPSKRLQKLTKYGDLAAAMLFTHSEERARHFLYTKPIARISDVFYKRQDSEISWQALEDLKPYVVGVSAYNYAPVFLKAMKDELFKVDLITSKTPEIQHLKKLAAGRVDLVICEINVCNHIIRKRAPQLDTLDHIDRPIGPIRDFMLVISKKWPNAIQLQERFNAELAELVADGGYRKTLDKYGIIGSWE, encoded by the coding sequence ATGATCCAAATTCCGAGGTTCCTGAAAGGTGCAAAAAGGGCGATTGCGGCCACTCTGTTGAGTGGCATGCTCTTTTTCATCCTCCCGGTATCGTCATGGGCTGCCAACACCAAGATCCCCATCGGTGCCTCGGAATTTCCCCCCTTCTATTATCTGGAAGGGGATCAACTGGTGGGGGCTGCCGTGGAAATTTCCGATGCCGTCTTTACCCGGATGGGATATCAGCCCCAGTTTTTTTTCTATCCCTCCAAACGCCTGCAAAAGCTGACCAAATACGGCGACTTGGCAGCGGCCATGCTTTTTACCCACAGCGAGGAACGCGCCCGGCATTTTCTCTACACCAAGCCCATCGCTCGTATTTCGGATGTTTTTTATAAACGCCAGGATTCAGAAATCAGCTGGCAAGCGCTTGAAGATTTAAAGCCCTATGTGGTGGGGGTTTCCGCCTATAACTATGCGCCGGTCTTTTTAAAGGCGATGAAAGACGAACTCTTCAAGGTGGATCTGATCACCTCCAAAACCCCGGAAATTCAGCACCTGAAAAAATTGGCTGCCGGTCGAGTCGATCTGGTGATCTGTGAGATCAACGTCTGCAACCACATTATCCGCAAGCGCGCCCCCCAACTCGACACCCTGGACCATATCGACCGCCCCATCGGCCCCATCCGGGATTTTATGCTGGTCATCTCCAAAAAATGGCCCAACGCCATCCAACTCCAAGAACGCTTCAACGCTGAACTGGCTGAGCTGGTAGCGGATGGCGGCTATCGGAAAACTCTCGACAAATACGGCATCATCGGCTCCTGGGAATGA
- the mshL gene encoding pilus (MSHA type) biogenesis protein MshL → MATACVGLMLTACVTGQEKLSNEDIFADVVPESIAPAAPLGAQLPKSVAKALEYAPSVDDQAIGSPKEPRYDVMVESLSPQAFFMGVVEGTGYNVVVHPRVRGAVTLRLSRVTVPEIIETACRVYNFDCQHSGVGYIVSPAILQTRQYHVDYLRIQRRGMTRTKISSGQTATASSSAEDQQGNTTDSNVETISGSEVVTDQQSDFWNEFSFNLCGILGLIGHGSEGENAAGQNQSTATSGWNTLPVDTTLLGCNQAASQSNSRMSRWVVISPQTGNIVVRAYPDELRQIETFIDNQKGVLERQVILEAKILEVELTDGFQSGVNWTAFFDSRHGQSSVGMTGGGSSLGDNAVSSLFSDNTSQQFSASGLADVTANSAFGGTFSMALALDDFTTFIELLETQGDVKVLSSPRVSTLNNQKAVIRVGQDELFVTDLNFSTESDEVNLTTTYTVTPEFTTFFSGIALDVTPQISEQGQVILHIHPSVSEVTIDEKQLTVGSNLQTYPLALNRVRESDTIVRAASGEVVVIGGLMKNATVDRDAGVPVLSDIPLLGKLFTHEQQSIKKTELVILVRPVVVKNATDWKQEVDQSINRMRRMQIPPTSSWNQIRPVSDHSGAVESPLPADSAIGKSTPGNRFKGRAVEEGGKPIFHMAPVESSTISGNGRTPRDDPLTAYPADDDSELAAAMDEVMAGASLAVVEQKVPGMAEKR, encoded by the coding sequence ATGGCCACAGCCTGCGTGGGGCTCATGCTGACCGCCTGTGTCACCGGCCAGGAAAAATTATCCAATGAGGATATCTTTGCCGATGTCGTGCCGGAGTCCATCGCCCCGGCAGCCCCCCTGGGAGCCCAGCTGCCCAAAAGCGTCGCCAAGGCCCTGGAGTATGCTCCCAGCGTCGATGATCAGGCCATCGGCAGCCCCAAGGAGCCCCGTTATGATGTGATGGTGGAGAGTCTCTCCCCCCAGGCTTTTTTCATGGGGGTGGTGGAGGGGACCGGTTATAACGTGGTGGTGCATCCCCGGGTGCGGGGGGCTGTTACTCTGCGTCTCTCCCGGGTCACTGTGCCTGAGATCATCGAAACCGCCTGCCGGGTCTATAACTTTGACTGCCAGCACTCCGGGGTGGGCTATATCGTCTCTCCGGCCATTCTGCAAACCCGTCAATATCATGTGGACTATCTGCGGATTCAGCGGCGGGGCATGACCCGCACCAAAATCAGCTCCGGACAGACCGCCACAGCCAGCTCCAGCGCGGAGGATCAACAGGGCAACACCACCGACTCCAATGTCGAAACCATATCCGGCAGTGAGGTGGTTACCGATCAGCAGTCCGATTTTTGGAACGAATTTTCCTTTAACCTTTGTGGCATCCTGGGGCTCATCGGCCATGGCTCCGAGGGAGAAAATGCTGCGGGTCAAAATCAATCCACCGCCACATCCGGCTGGAACACCCTGCCGGTGGATACCACCCTGCTGGGGTGCAACCAGGCGGCCAGCCAAAGCAACTCCCGTATGAGTCGCTGGGTGGTGATCTCCCCCCAGACCGGCAACATTGTGGTTCGGGCCTACCCCGACGAGTTGCGCCAGATCGAAACCTTTATCGACAATCAAAAAGGGGTTTTGGAGCGCCAGGTGATTCTGGAAGCCAAAATCCTGGAAGTGGAGCTGACCGACGGTTTCCAGAGTGGGGTCAATTGGACCGCCTTTTTCGATAGCCGCCATGGGCAGTCCAGCGTTGGCATGACCGGTGGAGGCTCCTCCCTGGGGGATAATGCGGTGAGTTCCCTCTTTTCGGATAATACCAGTCAGCAGTTCAGTGCGTCGGGCCTGGCAGACGTAACCGCCAACAGCGCTTTTGGTGGGACTTTTTCCATGGCGCTGGCCTTGGACGACTTTACCACCTTCATTGAGCTGTTGGAGACCCAAGGGGATGTCAAAGTGCTCTCCAGCCCCCGGGTATCCACCCTCAACAACCAAAAAGCGGTGATCCGGGTGGGGCAGGATGAGTTGTTCGTCACGGATCTCAATTTTTCCACGGAAAGCGATGAGGTCAACCTGACCACGACCTATACCGTGACCCCGGAGTTTACCACCTTTTTTTCCGGCATCGCCCTGGATGTGACCCCCCAGATCAGTGAGCAGGGGCAGGTGATTTTGCACATTCATCCATCGGTGAGTGAGGTGACCATCGATGAAAAACAGCTGACGGTGGGATCCAATCTGCAAACCTATCCCTTGGCGCTCAACCGGGTGCGGGAGTCGGACACGATTGTGCGCGCAGCCAGTGGGGAAGTGGTGGTGATTGGCGGCTTGATGAAAAATGCCACGGTGGATCGGGATGCCGGGGTGCCGGTGTTGAGTGATATCCCGCTTCTGGGCAAGCTTTTCACCCACGAGCAGCAGAGCATCAAAAAAACCGAACTGGTGATTCTGGTGCGTCCGGTGGTGGTGAAAAATGCCACCGACTGGAAACAGGAGGTGGATCAATCCATCAACCGGATGCGGCGCATGCAGATTCCACCCACCTCTTCCTGGAATCAAATCCGGCCGGTCAGCGATCATTCAGGTGCCGTTGAATCCCCCTTGCCAGCCGACTCGGCCATTGGGAAGAGCACCCCCGGCAATCGATTCAAAGGGCGCGCTGTGGAGGAGGGTGGAAAACCCATTTTCCACATGGCACCGGTTGAATCCAGCACCATTTCCGGGAATGGCCGGACACCCCGGGATGACCCGCTGACTGCCTATCCAGCCGATGATGACAGCGAGCTTGCAGCGGCCATGGATGAGGTGATGGCAGGTGCCAGCTTGGCTGTGGTTGAACAGAAAGTTCCAGGGATGGCTGAAAAGAGATGA
- a CDS encoding AAA family ATPase has protein sequence MYLDHFGLKESPFGLTPNTQFLFQSKGYREALNVILFALSSGEGFVKIVGEVGCGKTFLCRKVLHQLTHPEYVTAYLPNPLLSSQELYRAFAGELGLSTDTRKGFQYLLREITHHLIQLVGQGRKVVLLVDEAQSLPDKTLEALRLMTNLETEQRKIVQVVLFGQPELDERLRHKKFRQLRQRITFSYTLPSLDREETHQYLAARLKIAGVPGHALISSRGVRLLHQYSGGIPRLINILAHKSLLAAFGKGNRSVLASHVKRAAQDTEGVVSRLNMNTLWLTLLGAAGLAGGAAWFYFQGVLP, from the coding sequence ATGTATCTCGACCATTTTGGACTGAAGGAAAGTCCCTTCGGGCTCACCCCGAATACCCAGTTTCTCTTTCAGAGCAAAGGGTATCGGGAGGCGTTGAATGTGATCCTGTTCGCGCTCTCTTCAGGGGAGGGATTTGTCAAGATTGTCGGGGAGGTGGGGTGTGGCAAGACCTTCCTCTGCCGCAAGGTGCTCCACCAGCTGACCCATCCCGAATATGTCACCGCTTATCTCCCCAATCCGCTGCTCTCCTCCCAGGAACTCTACCGCGCTTTTGCCGGAGAGTTGGGGCTTTCTACCGATACCCGCAAGGGATTTCAATATCTGCTGAGGGAGATTACCCACCATCTGATTCAGCTGGTGGGCCAGGGCCGCAAGGTGGTGCTGCTGGTGGATGAAGCCCAATCCTTGCCGGATAAAACCCTGGAAGCGTTGCGGCTGATGACCAATCTGGAGACCGAACAGCGCAAGATTGTGCAGGTGGTGCTTTTTGGTCAGCCGGAGCTGGATGAGCGTTTGCGGCATAAAAAATTTCGTCAGCTGCGCCAGCGCATCACCTTTTCCTACACCTTACCCTCCCTGGATCGTGAAGAGACCCATCAATATCTTGCCGCCCGGCTGAAGATCGCAGGCGTGCCTGGTCACGCCCTGATCTCCTCCCGGGGGGTGCGTCTGTTGCATCAATATAGCGGTGGGATTCCCCGCCTGATCAATATTTTGGCCCATAAATCCCTGCTGGCTGCTTTCGGCAAGGGGAATCGAAGCGTGTTGGCCAGCCATGTCAAGCGGGCAGCCCAGGATACCGAAGGGGTGGTTTCCCGGTTGAATATGAATACCCTGTGGCTGACGCTCTTGGGCGCGGCGGGATTGGCCGGGGGGGCGGCCTGGTTCTATTTCCAGGGGGTGTTGCCGTGA
- the tadA gene encoding Flp pilus assembly complex ATPase component TadA, which yields MLVEKGKITQEQLLEALKHQKAQDVRLGEALVALAFLTQKQLDDFLDTQRKQALVGNLLVRAGKITEEQLGEILAEQKRTKCRFGEALLRLEVMEEKAFSQFLASHLGVPFLDLMEMELQEAAVKLLREEDARRLRAIVVVDNLKSVIVGMVDPSDLMAYDELAQIIRKPIRLGMVIERQFHQALDRVFKKTDQIQGLVEELGDEVDRKRLDFNQFVQSEMLTEAPVMRVLQTMFEDAVRHSSSDIHIEPGLEVLRIRKRVDGVLHEQVLKQKHIAPSLISKLKLMAGLEISERRLPQDGRFSMRVDALDVDVRISTLPIQTGESVVMRIFNQQGANIRINQVGFPPALQNRLRNWIARPNGLVLVSGPTGSGKTTTLYAALNELNVSSKKIITVEDPVEYRLDRINQVQVNSKIGLTFASILRNVLRQDPDVVLVGEMRDQETADLAIRAALTGHLVLSTIHTRDAASTAVRLMDMEVKGYAVASALVGVLAQRLVRRICPHCVAPYQPNVQEQAWLSTMIRDENLPLKVGKGCKRCQKTGYLGRVAVGEMLEMDEPLSQALQMNDTGAFLQRTARQKGFVSLHQAGLLYARGGITTLSEVMRHFGDPTFSDTPLASQTTGGSGQTVRPTQTLRTTQAPRTQSVAGGGVPGRTQSPTARKAPSAPQTPVTQQAAPVDDEDKTVVAGQAQIPTQAPIQAKSRMIPGLDDEDKTVVAGQAQIPTQAPIQAKSRMIPDLDDEDDDEEDAPTMIAPKS from the coding sequence ATGTTGGTGGAAAAGGGCAAAATCACCCAGGAGCAGCTTCTGGAGGCCCTGAAACACCAGAAAGCCCAGGATGTTCGCCTGGGAGAGGCCCTGGTGGCCCTGGCGTTTCTTACCCAAAAACAGCTGGACGACTTTTTGGATACCCAGCGCAAGCAGGCTTTGGTAGGGAACCTGCTGGTTCGGGCGGGAAAAATTACCGAAGAGCAGCTTGGGGAAATTTTGGCTGAGCAGAAGCGGACCAAATGCCGCTTTGGCGAAGCTCTGCTGCGTTTGGAGGTGATGGAGGAGAAGGCCTTTTCCCAGTTTTTGGCGAGCCATCTGGGGGTGCCTTTTCTGGATTTGATGGAGATGGAGCTCCAGGAGGCGGCGGTCAAGCTGTTGCGGGAGGAGGATGCCCGTCGCCTGCGGGCCATTGTGGTGGTGGACAACCTCAAAAGCGTCATCGTCGGGATGGTGGATCCCAGTGATCTGATGGCCTATGACGAGCTGGCCCAGATCATTCGCAAACCGATTCGCCTGGGGATGGTGATTGAGCGACAGTTTCACCAGGCCCTGGATCGGGTATTCAAAAAGACCGACCAGATTCAGGGGCTGGTGGAGGAGTTGGGGGATGAGGTGGATCGCAAACGCCTCGACTTCAACCAGTTCGTCCAGTCTGAAATGCTCACCGAGGCCCCGGTGATGCGGGTGTTGCAGACCATGTTTGAAGATGCCGTGCGCCACAGCTCTTCGGACATTCACATTGAGCCGGGTCTGGAGGTGTTGCGCATTCGCAAGCGGGTGGATGGGGTGCTCCACGAACAGGTGTTGAAACAAAAACATATCGCCCCCTCCCTGATTTCCAAGCTCAAGCTGATGGCTGGTCTGGAAATTTCTGAACGCCGCCTGCCCCAGGATGGGCGCTTCAGCATGCGGGTGGATGCCTTGGATGTGGATGTGCGTATCTCGACCCTGCCCATTCAGACCGGTGAATCGGTGGTGATGCGGATTTTCAATCAGCAGGGGGCCAACATTCGCATCAACCAGGTGGGATTTCCCCCGGCCCTGCAAAACCGCCTGCGCAACTGGATCGCACGCCCCAATGGTCTCGTGCTGGTGAGCGGTCCCACCGGCAGCGGCAAGACCACCACTCTTTATGCCGCCTTGAATGAACTCAACGTCTCCTCAAAAAAAATCATCACCGTGGAAGATCCGGTGGAATATCGCCTGGATCGGATCAATCAGGTGCAGGTCAATTCCAAGATCGGGCTCACTTTTGCTTCGATTTTGCGCAACGTTTTGCGCCAGGATCCCGACGTGGTGCTGGTGGGTGAGATGCGGGATCAGGAGACAGCCGATCTGGCGATTCGGGCGGCTCTGACCGGTCATTTGGTGCTCTCCACCATTCACACCCGGGATGCCGCTTCCACGGCGGTGCGCTTGATGGATATGGAGGTGAAGGGGTATGCCGTGGCTTCGGCGCTGGTGGGGGTGTTGGCCCAACGGCTGGTGCGGCGGATCTGCCCCCACTGTGTAGCCCCCTATCAACCCAATGTTCAGGAGCAAGCGTGGCTTTCGACCATGATCCGGGATGAAAATCTCCCTCTGAAAGTGGGTAAGGGGTGCAAGCGTTGTCAAAAAACCGGCTATCTGGGCCGGGTGGCCGTGGGGGAAATGCTGGAGATGGATGAGCCACTCTCCCAGGCCTTGCAGATGAACGATACCGGGGCCTTTTTGCAGCGGACCGCCCGGCAAAAGGGGTTTGTCTCTTTGCATCAGGCGGGATTGCTCTACGCTCGGGGGGGGATCACCACTTTGAGTGAAGTGATGCGCCATTTTGGCGATCCCACCTTCAGCGACACCCCCCTGGCGAGCCAAACCACCGGAGGAAGTGGTCAAACCGTCCGTCCCACCCAAACCCTGCGCACCACCCAGGCTCCCCGGACTCAGAGCGTGGCTGGGGGGGGTGTTCCGGGCAGAACCCAATCCCCCACGGCCCGCAAAGCGCCATCGGCCCCCCAAACGCCGGTCACACAACAGGCCGCCCCAGTCGATGATGAGGATAAAACCGTAGTAGCCGGTCAGGCCCAGATCCCAACCCAAGCGCCTATCCAGGCCAAATCACGGATGATTCCAGGCCTGGATGATGAGGATAAAACCGTAGTGGCTGGTCAGGCTCAGATCCCAACCCAAGCGCCTATCCAGGCCAAGTCACGGATGATTCCAGACCTGGATGATGAAGATGACGATGAAGAGGATGCCCCCACCATGATTGCGCCAAAATCCTGA